Within Triticum dicoccoides isolate Atlit2015 ecotype Zavitan chromosome 1B, WEW_v2.0, whole genome shotgun sequence, the genomic segment AAACTACCAAGGCATAAAACGGAGCTGGACGATAGAGAGGAAAGGTGGTTGGCTGCTTACCCCGTCGGTGGCCAGGATGACGAACTGATCCCGGGCGGCGATCCTCCTCTGCGTCACCTCCGGCGCCGagatgacgccgtagtccttgacgcAGTAGTCGCCGAACGCACGCGACATGGCCAGCCCCGGCGCCTCCCGGTCGGGCACCCACACCCGGTGCACGCCGGGCTCGTCCTCGTGGCAGTGCACGCGGCCCTTGCACTGCACGATGCGCGCCTTCTCCTCTGCAATTCAGTTTTCACCGTGGGTGAGCAACGGCCGTCCCAAGGATGCTGAATGTGCCGCAGCGCGTCTGTCACAGCGTACTTACGAGGCAGGTTGGGTTTGAAGTCGACGGTGAGCTGGACGGCTGCGATGCTGCCGTCGTCCGACGTGGTCCCCAGGACGGCTCGGGAGTCGCCCACGTTCGCGATCACCATCGTGTCACCCTTTTTAACGACGGACAGAGCAGTGGAGCCACTGTTGACCGCGTCCAGGCGGCTGCTGCGGCGGAGCTCTTCgtcgacggcagcggcggcggccaggTAGGACTGCTTCCAGAGGTCGAACTGGGAGTCGCAGAGCTTCTTCTCGCCGTCGATGAGCGACGCCAGCGTGACGGCCTCCTGCCAGCGGCACAGCAGCGACGGCGGCAGCGAGTCCCGGACGGCCTTGGAGACGTAGTGGCCCCACTGGCCGTGGCCGTCGAAGATGCCGCAGAAGATAGTGTCCTCCTGGCGTCCGAACCCCTGAAGAGAGGGAGAGGAAAACCACAGAACAAGTATACTTTTAGCTTGGTGTACATTTCGGTTTGACTATTTAGAacccttttttttttgaaaaactttcaatctattcatcttcaattatggcagtacaacgaacaccagaaataaaaattacatccagatccgtagaccacctagcaacgactacaagcactgaagcgagccgaaagcgcgccgccgtcatcacccctccatcgccggagtcggcacaacttgttgtagtagacagtcgagaagtcgtcgtactaaggccccataggaccagcgcaccagaacagcaaccgccgctgaTGAAGAATAACGTAAGTTGGAAGGATTCAACCCGAAGACACATGAACGCACCGTTTTCTGCCATCGCAGTCATACCCCCTTGGATAATGACCCAATCACCCAAGCCACATTGGATTCAGAAGCAAGAAACCTAACACCTTTCTCTCTCCAACAAACCGAGACACGTATTATGCTTTTTTGGCATGAAGatacagtagtactccctccgttcggaattactcgtcgaaaaaatgaatgtatctagatgtattttagttataaATACATTCATTTTTATAACAAGTAATTTCAAACAGAGAATTACTCGTcgaaaaaatgaatgtatctagatgtattttagttataaATACATTCATTTTTATAACAAGTAATttcaaacagagggagtagtagtataAAAGAGAGACGCCTAGAAGCCAAAAGCAAGCGCCATATCCAAGGACCTCGTGAACAACATGCTACAAAACCTATGTCTAGTGAGGCCACGTAGCACTACTACATCAGTGAAAAAAACTACTTAATTAAGGGCCAACATCAGTAATAATTTAGTAAAGAGACTACCTCATTGCTCGGTTAGGCATTTTGCCCGATAGATCGTTATTATAGTCTCGTTTACTGAATCAGTTTTGGTCACCCGCAAAAAATAAAAAGAATCAGTTTTGGTCCATTTTTCTACTAAGAAACATATCTTTATTTCTGTATATAAATTTCTCTTGTGGATAACAAAATAATTCAATACACTATTTTTTGGCACAACGACATACTGAGTCTAAGTTGCATTGAAGACTTGCCGCAGCAACAACAAAACTGTACTGAAGAGAGAACTAAAGCACACCTCACAAAGATAAAGAAAAATCAGAAAATTGATTAGGCAAAGGAACGGGGAGAGAAGCCCATATCTTAGGCAGACAGGTACATGAAGCTGTTAAAATTTATTCAGTGCTCAGAAACTATTCTACACTTTTTCTACAGCAATGAGGGGACAGGGCCAACGAACCATGGCACAATGCACAATATCTTCTTCTTCATAACTATGTAAGTTTCCTAATGAGAAATCTCGAAGCGAGAGTTATTCATGTAAGTTGTCTCGGCGCTAATTcgctactactccctccgatccatattacttgtcgccaaACAGATGTATCTAGCATTGAAAAACTTCTAGATACATCCACTTAGCGACAAGTAATacggatcggagggagtaccataAATTAAGTCACCAATGATTGCCACGAGACGTGGAACAGAGCATCAACATGCAGCGACCGGATTACGAAACACAGAGCAGAGCAGCggcggtggatggatggatggaactCACCTCCCAGACGATGGAGCAGTCCTGGTTGGTGCCCTTCTCGCCGCGGCGGGACCAGACGGCGGCCAAGGTCTCGGAGCCCTCGCCCCGGAGCGTCCCCGACGACCGCAGCACCGtcccctgctcctcctccttcctctcctTTCCCAGAGCCATGGATCGGGCCAGCCCCTGCAGCAGGGACGAGAGCTGCCGCATTCTCGCTAACCCAAAGAGACAACCCAAAAGAGTTCCGCGCGCaagagtttcttctctctcccttgCTCTCTTAGTTTCTGGGTGACCGACGGCACTGTTGGTGGTGTGCACGGGCAAGGACAGAGCACTCTCCatctccggccatggcgatggATATGGACAGGGAGCACGCACTCACGGTTTCTTTAGCTTAGGAGATGCCCTGATCGTTTCTCCTGGATCTTTCTTGGATGAGGGCGATTGACTTTGGATTGAAGAAACGAGCTTGGACTGGAGCGATGGATTGGATCAGTCGACCTGGTTAACTTGGCCAAGGAAGAAAGTGGGGAAGCAAGCGGATTGGACTGGCGCCAGCCAAGGAAGAAGCGTGAGTCGAGTTGTGGTGTG encodes:
- the LOC119340469 gene encoding probable protein phosphatase 2C 48, whose protein sequence is MESALSLPVHTTNSAVGHPETKRAREREETLARGTLLGCLFGLARMRQLSSLLQGLARSMALGKERKEEEQGTVLRSSGTLRGEGSETLAAVWSRRGEKGTNQDCSIVWEGFGRQEDTIFCGIFDGHGQWGHYVSKAVRDSLPPSLLCRWQEAVTLASLIDGEKKLCDSQFDLWKQSYLAAAAAVDEELRRSSRLDAVNSGSTALSVVKKGDTMVIANVGDSRAVLGTTSDDGSIAAVQLTVDFKPNLPQEKARIVQCKGRVHCHEDEPGVHRVWVPDREAPGLAMSRAFGDYCVKDYGVISAPEVTQRRIAARDQFVILATDGVWDVVSNEDAVQIVAATADREKAAKRLVQCAVRAWRRKRQGYAVDDCSAICLFLHHSPPS